The DNA sequence GCTACCGATAAACAGGTCATAAAAGCTTTGATTCAAGCAAACGCGTATAGTTTTGTAAAAAAATATAAAGAAGGACTTGATGCAAAAATTGGTGAACGGGGAGTGAAATTATCAGGTGGGCAAAAGCAAAGAATTCAAATTGCCAGGGCAATACTACACGACAAACCGATTTTAATTTTAGATGAAGCAACAAGTAGCCTAGATAGTAAATCGGAAAAATACGTGCAGGACGCACTGGAAAAATTAATGAAAAACAGGCTTGTAATCATTATTGCTCACCGTTTTTCGACAATTCAAAACGTCGATAGAGTTGTTGTTCTAAACAAAGGAAGAATTGTGGATAGCGGAAAACCTAAAGAACTGGCAGGAAGAAAGGGAATCTATTCGGAACTATTAAGGTATCAAATGGAAGGCAACAAGAAACTTCTAAGCGAATATGAATTGACGTGATAACTTTCTTGATTACGTTTTTTTAGTAATTCCACACGATTTAACGTGTTAATTAAGATTTGTCTTACCGCTGAAGGCGGAAAACACTGTAGCGCGTAAAGTATCAGCGTGTAAAATAAATTTCGGCGAGTAACAGGTAGGTGTATCATACCTTAGATTGTCACGTATTGTTTGCAAAGTAATGGTATAGTGTGAATATGAACCCGGAACGCAGCGGGTTAGTTAAGGTAAGAAATATTTCACTTACACTACTTTTCGGATTAACTTCTCTTGCGGGAGATACGGCTAATAATACTGTTTATTCTAATGAAGTCGGTACGCGTGCCACGTTAAGTGACGGAATAAATTATAAACAGGAAATAGTAGACAGCCCAAGCACTCTTCGTATCCATACGATTGAAATACCCGACATTTCCAGAGTGGGGTTTTTGGTTACGCCCCCTCAAACAATTAACGGTTGGGAAACGTCGGCGCAAACACTGGTTGACCAGATAGGGGGAGTAGTTGATAGATTTAAGGTGGTAGTAGCGGTTAATGCTAATTTTTTTGAACCGTTTGAATCCGGCATCTATCCTAACTACGGCGATGGTATTAATATTTTAGGACAGGCAGTATCACAAGGAATTGAATTCTCGCCTCCCCAGGAAAAATACCCTGTATTGTGTATCGGCGATATTTTGTCGGTAGACGAAAGTGCTTGTCCAACGGAAACTGAAAATGTGATTGCGGGTAACGTGCTTCTAATTAACGAGGGTGAAATTGCCGATTTTTATGATGATAACGAAAAACATCCCCGAACCGCGATGGGAATTAGTGAAGACGGAAAAAGCTTGTGGATCGTCGTTGTTGACGGACGCCAGAAGAAAAGTGAAGGAGTAACACTTACAAAATTGTCAGAGATACTTCTTAGATATAACGTCTATCAAGCGATTAACTTTGATGGCGGAGGATCTTGCACGCTCATTTTTGTTGATGAAAATGGCAACATCAAGTTACTAAATATTCCGGTGAATAAACCGTCGGCGTATTCACCAGGTCGTATGGGATTGACTAGAAACATAGGCGATAGTTTGATGATAGGAAATAGTAAGGAGTAATTTAGATAGGGGAGGCTTGCACTTTGGTACACATTGACCATGAAATGACGCTTGGGTAACATGCTAAAATAAATTCATGGAAAATATTACATACTACAAAAATAAACTGATAATGCCCCTTTTCATTATTATCAGCTTTGTGTTGTCTATCATTCTTCAAATGATTACCGTCATTTCACTCTTGCGATATATATGGTTATCACTTACTGTTATTCTCGTTTCGGCCGGTGTGTTTTTCATCACTCAAAAATTATCCAAAAGAAAAACGCACATTACACGTTTCGGGCAAGATGACTTTGTTCAATTCTCCTTTGTATTTTTAGTAGTTTACTTGGGACTTTTTTTCTTTGATCAGGTATTCAAATTTAGCGGTGGTTACTTTGATATCGGTACGGAATTAATTAATTTTAGTTTAGGATTGCTCTCGGGAGTTTTTTACATATTGATACTTTATCTTGCAATGAACCATGCTCTTTTTGGATTAGTTAAAAAAATTTCCGGTGTGAAAAATATGGGAGATAAAAAAGATGACAAAATTAGTTTATTAATCGCTATTTCAAGCGTAATACCATTTTTATTTATTCTTTTTGTAATTTCCAAAGGTTTTAGTTATTGGACTGGTGTTTTGCATATAGAAGGGAACACACTTTCTGTTTTGATGACAGGATGTGTTATCGGTCCACCATTTTATTTATATATTGATATTGTCAGAAATGACTGGAGAAGTTATAAAAAAAGATCACTCTGATTGTTTTCCGGGTGAAAACTTCCATACACAATCAGAAATGCCATCTTCCGTGCCGAAGGTGTCGGTTGCCTTTTTGTAGATATCTACACTTTCGCACTCAGTTCTCGTTTTTTCGTAAAAGCATGCTTTCTCAAAAACTTCACTGTCATTAAGCCCTGAATTTTTGACCACGGTAAATTTCGCACCACAACTCCACAGAGGTGCGGGTTTGGCAATATAGAGTACTAAAATTATACCGCCAAAAAAAAGAAGTACGAAGAAGAATATTTTATTTACGTCGGCTATCACTTCCTTAGTATAACAAATTATTTTATCGAACAATACTTAGACTAAAGGTAAAAGTATCGACAATGTACTGGCTAACTGACAATGCGAACTGTCTGCGGGGGTGTTGAGACAATTATCTTACTTAGTTAGACTAAACGTCTGAGTAAACTTACGACAGTAATCGTAGTCGGTAAAATTGCCGGACTGTTGGGTTAGTAATTGGGTACAGCGCTTATGTTCTTCCAAAACCAGATCATAAGTATTTTTGGATTTCTCATACATTACTCTTTTGTCTAACGTATTTTTGTAGTAGAGATAGAAAACCCCCGCTAACGATAAAATTATCAAAATTAAAAGGATGATCACTCGCGTCTTTAAACCCATTTTCACCTTTTTTTCTTTTGGAGAATTTTGTTTTTCTTCCATAAACCAATAATACCAGATGACGACAAGAAGCTGAAGTAGACGATCAGCGCATTTGTCATGAAAAAGATCAGAAAAATAATATACAATCCATTTATGAAAATTGCAGTTATCGACATCGGAACGCTGAAAGTTAAAATGCTCATGGGGAATGTAACTTCTTCAAATAAATTCGAAACACTTTATCAGTCAAATACACTAACATGCTTGGGTGTCAGAATGACCGAAAATAATAACCGTCCCCAGGAAAAAAATCTTAACCAAACCTTGGAGGAATTGAAAAGGTGCGAGAAGTTATTAAGACAGGCGAAGGTTGAGAAAGTTAGAGTCGTATCTACCCATGCATTAAGGGAAATGGGCGAGGTTGGTAATGAGATAGCAAACAAGATACGTAAAGAAGTTGGTATGAAGATTGAAATAATAAGCCAAGACGAAGAAGCGCAATTATTTTTCAACGCTGTGATGAGAGATTTTAAAACCGATAGTGATTTCACGGTGGTTGATGTTGGAGGTGGGAGTGTGCAGATTCTTATTGGCAATAAACATAAATTGAAACATAAATACCTCTTGAAAACCGGAGCACAATACTTATTTGACAATTTCACACCGCGCCATACCGGTAGTGATTTTCCGACACGAGAAGAAATCAGAAATATGCAAGATTATGTGATTCGTGAACTCGCACCCGTTCCCAAAGCAATTGAAACACCCGTCATATACGGTTCTTCCTGCATCATTGATGTTTTCAAACAAATCGGTCTTAACATGCAAAAATATTATTTGTCGAAGTCTCATCCATTCAGGGCAGACGTTAACGAACTTGAAAAATTTTCCGAGAAAATTACACCCATACCTTACGACGAGAGAGAAAAAAATTATCAGCTGGATCAGAAATATTATTTATGGGGAATAGAGAAAGCGTTTATAAACATTTTGGAAATTTGCAAAAAGGAACGATCGCCGTTTATAATCCCCAGTAATTCAAACATAAACGACGGGCTTGTTATGAGTATGCGTGAATAATAGAAGCAGTACCCCTATTTAACTAATATGGGAAAAGAATATGGCATATTTGATGGTGAAAGAATTGATCCTTCTATGCTTTCTTTGTCATATTTATTAAATCAACCTGAACCTAAGTATGGTCATAAACATACTCCATGGGGCATGTGGCATACCCTGGAAATTCACCAAGAGCGATACAGATTTGTTAATTCGTTGGGGGATCTGGGACAAATTTTAGATGTGGCTTGTGGGACGGGGTACGGAGAACGGTTAATTAAATCTTCAAATTATGTCGTCGGAGTTGATCTTAGTTACGATGCCTTAGTATTTGGTCGGGGAATGGGTTCAGGTCGTCAATATGCGGTAAATGCAAACGCGACATCGCTACCGTTTGGTAATGATACTTTTGATACTGTTGTAAGTTTCGAAACGATGGAACACATACCGCTAGATCAGGTGCCACACTATCTGAGTGAAGTACAAAGAGTTCTTGGTAATTCTGGACGATTTGTAGTTTCTGTCCCCAACAGAGTGTTTAATAATCCCGGTACAAGCATAGATGGCTCTCCTGTCAACCCATATCATTTTTTTGAACCAACGATTGAAGACTTTCAGGATTTATTATCTCCACATTTTCAACACATTGATTATTATTATCAAACGGGCAAAATATTTACGCCTCGAAATAGCGTTCTGGGGAAAATGGCTAAATTACCAAGAGTTTTACAGGGAAGATATGCACGAGTTAACCCCTTATCAGATTTAAACGAGGGCCTTGAAATTCCTTCGACTTTTATTGCAGTTTGTAGAAATTAATTTATACTGATTAAAACTACTTGTGATTGTATGACAAGTAAATAAAATATAAAAGGCGATAAAGGAAAGGTGAGTGAAGCCTAATTGGAGAGTTGTTAATTTTAAGCACATGGAACTAAAGGAAAAAACAATACTTATCACGGGATCCACAGATGGGCTGGGAAAACTGTTGGCACAGCATTTTTCCGATAAAGGGTTAAGGGTAATTATCCACGGAAAAAACAAAGAAAAAGTACACTTAGTTAAAAAACAAATCAATGCATACGATACTGTTGTGTGTGATTTCAACAAACCATCAACGGTAAAAAGTGCTTTTGTGAAATTGGGTGAGTTGGATATTTTAATTAATAACGCCGGTGTATGGTTGGAGGGAAATACACTTGAGATGCAACACGAAAAAATTATTGAAAATATTAATGTAAATTTACTCTCGCATTTACTGGTAACAAGAACACTATTGCCGAAACTTGTTAAGTCAAAATTTGCTCAAATATTAAATGTTGTAAGTGTCGCGGGTATCGAAATACCGTTTGATTATTATCATACGATTTATACTGCGGCGAAATATGGCATGCAGGGCTTTAGTGAAGGCTTGGAAAAAGAATTTGATAATAAAAATATTCGCGTTATGGGTTTTTACCCCGGAGGTATGAATACCAAGTTATTTAAGAAAGCAGGGATGGTTTACAAAGTAAACGAGCCTTGGATGTTTGATATTGCGGAAGCGGTTGAAGCGATTGACTTCATGTTAACCAGATCACCCAAAATAAATATTAAAAGGATGGATTTGATAAATCATTTACAAAAGTAAGTAATGCTTCGGGTTGGCGCAAAGTTTAACTAACCATCTTTTTATGAAAGTAGAATGGCTAACACTAAAGACTGTTGGCGAAGGACGAGAAATCACTTATTATTAATTACCACTCTAGCCGGTACTGTGGCACGCATCAGGCAATTATAATTAAAATATATGACAAGTATTATATTTGGTACGACAAATGAAGCTAAAATAAAGCAACTTCAAAGTGTGTTGTCGGTCGATCGAATTGAAGTTGTCGGAATTGAGGACAAAAGCAAAATTCCAGAAATAGTTGAAAATGGTGAAACCGCTTTAGATAACGCCAGAATAAAATCCTTTGCTTACGCCAAAGCCTTGGGTAAAACGGTTTTTTCGATGGATAACGCGTTGTATCTTTCGGGTTTAACACAAGAGAAACAGCCGGGTGTTAATGTGCGAAGGATACATGGCATGTCTCAACGCCCGACAGATGAACAGATGCGAGATTACTATTCTAAACTGATCGACAAATTGGGAGGGAAAGTAAACGGGTATTGGGAGTATGGAGTTTGTATCGCCAACGAAAAAGGTGAATACAAAGAAACGGTGATAAGATCACCCAGGGTATTTGTTGGTAAACCGAGCGCTATTTTGGTCGATGGATATCCGCTTGAATCGCTTCAGATCGATCCGGAAACCGGACGCTACATTTCAGAAATGACGCGTGAGGAGCAAGATATATTTTGGCGACAAACAATTGGCCAGCAACTACTTATGTTTTTTCGGTCTGTAAAGTTTGCGTAATAGTTATTAATCCTACCAGTCTACGTTTAGTGCAAACAATATTTTCAACGTCAGAATAATTACTTTATTCAACAATTGCGAAATCTGTGAACTAGAAGCCCGCGGATGAAGTAAAGTATTGAACAAACTTTTATTAGTTTGTAGAAAAACCGCTGACTTTTATATCGTGGTTAATTATTGTGATTTGTCCGGTAATAGAGGGTACTTTCGTAATGAGTATCTGTTGACTTTATTCATTATTATTATTAACTTAATTCTCCTTAATCATGTTAGAATTGGAAAAATTTACAGACCGGATTACGAATTAGTAGGAATTATTTAAATAAAATGGAAAATGATCGACTGCCGAAATATTTATTAGAAGGTAGAGACAGTTTTAATTGTCAGCCGTGTAAAAACGGACCGCTTGTTACCGTGACAATAGCTCCTAATTATGATCGAGAAGGTACCCCAATAGAATACTTTCTCGGGTGTCCTTTAAGAAAACCGAAAAGTATGTGTCACGCGAGAAGAAATGACCGATATGTAAAGAATAGAAGATGTTGTTATTGGAAAGGTGACGGACTTGATTATCAAATAATTGGCCCGGGAATGGACCGTAAGCTCCCAGATGATAAGGAGTGGGTCTAGCAAAGACTGTCGCAATCGTGTGTAGGAGACACTAGAGCAGTTTCACTTCGTTACAGGCAGTTGATTAAAATGCAGTTAGAACTGCTTGGAAGAATATAATTATAATTGTTTGCTCGCTTAGTGTGTAACTACATCGAAGTCGGTTTCAAAGTAAGAAGTTCAAGTGCGTCTTTGCCGATAGTCTATTAAGCAATATAATATTGCCATATGGATATCGAATGGGAAGCGAAATTTTCCGATATAAATAAAAATGAAATACGAAGTCGGTTGGCAGTAAGTGGTGCACAATTGGTTAAACCGGAATTTCTCCAGAAAAGAGTCACCTTTAATTTACCGACAGGACATGAATTGGAAGGTGCTTGGGTTAGGGTGCGTGATGAAGGTGACAAATTCACAATGAGTTTGAAAATCGTTAGTGGTGACAAAATTCAAGACCAAAAAGAGATTGCATTACAAATAGATAATTTTGAAAACGCACGTACTTTGCTAACAACCATCGGTTGCGACGAAAAATCTTATCAGGAAAATAAACGGGAATTGTGGATTCTCGATGGTGTGGAAATTACACTTGACGAATGGCCGTATCTTGAACCGTTTGTTGAAATTGAAGGAAAATCGGAAGCCGAAGTTAGAAGAATTAGTGAAGAATTAGGCTTCGATTGGTCAAAGGCGATATTTGGCTCTACACATTTTCTGACAAGTAGAAAATATCATATTCCGGAGAGTAATTTAAACAACGAAATTCCACGAATAGTATTCAATGAACCAAACCCTTATGTGAAGTGGTTAGAAAAAAATAAAAGATAAAGATAAATCATTAAACACAATATTTATTAAAGAATTTCCATTTCCGAATCTCCATCCACACCAATCTAAATTCTGGTAAAATAACTTCAGATTGATATGAATATACTACCAAATGCCACAAGAATTTTGTGTTTTGGGGATAGTAACACTTGGGGTTATATTCCAGCTTCAGGGAAAAGGTATCCAGTTGGTGTCAGATGGACAAGTTTACTTCAAGAAAAATTAGGAAATGATTTTGAAATTATTGAAGAAGGCCTTAACAGTAGAGCTACTGATATAGATGACCCAAAGCATATCGGTAAAAACGGCTTAACTTACTTCAGACCTTGTTTGGAAACCCACCACCCGATTGATTTAATAATTCTTATGCTTGGGACAAATGATATGAAGGAAAGATTTAATAGAACTCCCGAGCGAATTACCAAAGGAGTAGAAAACCTCTTGTTGTCAGTAAAAGAATTTATAGAGGAGGAAGAAACCATAATGCCAAAGATTGTTGTTGTTTCACCTCCATTAGTTGATGAGGAAGTTGAAGGAGTAAAAGAAAAATATTTGGGTGCAGGTGAAAAATCAAAGCATTTGGGCTCGCTTTATGAAGTTATTGCGAAAAAATACAACTGTGAATTTATTGATATTGCAAAACTGGTTTCGCCAAGTAAAAAAGACGGTTACCACCTTGAACCCGAAGATCATAAGAAAATTGCTGATTATTTTTACGGTTTAATCTTAGAGGCAGAATTATGATTACGAAAACTTTAATAAAAAAAGTTGAAAAAATTGTATATGAAGATATAGAGAAGTATGGTGCTCCTTCAAAA is a window from the Candidatus Woesebacteria bacterium genome containing:
- a CDS encoding phosphodiester glycosidase family protein; this encodes MNPERSGLVKVRNISLTLLFGLTSLAGDTANNTVYSNEVGTRATLSDGINYKQEIVDSPSTLRIHTIEIPDISRVGFLVTPPQTINGWETSAQTLVDQIGGVVDRFKVVVAVNANFFEPFESGIYPNYGDGINILGQAVSQGIEFSPPQEKYPVLCIGDILSVDESACPTETENVIAGNVLLINEGEIADFYDDNEKHPRTAMGISEDGKSLWIVVVDGRQKKSEGVTLTKLSEILLRYNVYQAINFDGGGSCTLIFVDENGNIKLLNIPVNKPSAYSPGRMGLTRNIGDSLMIGNSKE
- a CDS encoding class I SAM-dependent methyltransferase, whose amino-acid sequence is MGKEYGIFDGERIDPSMLSLSYLLNQPEPKYGHKHTPWGMWHTLEIHQERYRFVNSLGDLGQILDVACGTGYGERLIKSSNYVVGVDLSYDALVFGRGMGSGRQYAVNANATSLPFGNDTFDTVVSFETMEHIPLDQVPHYLSEVQRVLGNSGRFVVSVPNRVFNNPGTSIDGSPVNPYHFFEPTIEDFQDLLSPHFQHIDYYYQTGKIFTPRNSVLGKMAKLPRVLQGRYARVNPLSDLNEGLEIPSTFIAVCRN
- a CDS encoding SDR family NAD(P)-dependent oxidoreductase, with protein sequence MELKEKTILITGSTDGLGKLLAQHFSDKGLRVIIHGKNKEKVHLVKKQINAYDTVVCDFNKPSTVKSAFVKLGELDILINNAGVWLEGNTLEMQHEKIIENINVNLLSHLLVTRTLLPKLVKSKFAQILNVVSVAGIEIPFDYYHTIYTAAKYGMQGFSEGLEKEFDNKNIRVMGFYPGGMNTKLFKKAGMVYKVNEPWMFDIAEAVEAIDFMLTRSPKINIKRMDLINHLQK
- a CDS encoding CYTH domain-containing protein yields the protein MDIEWEAKFSDINKNEIRSRLAVSGAQLVKPEFLQKRVTFNLPTGHELEGAWVRVRDEGDKFTMSLKIVSGDKIQDQKEIALQIDNFENARTLLTTIGCDEKSYQENKRELWILDGVEITLDEWPYLEPFVEIEGKSEAEVRRISEELGFDWSKAIFGSTHFLTSRKYHIPESNLNNEIPRIVFNEPNPYVKWLEKNKR
- a CDS encoding SGNH/GDSL hydrolase family protein, translating into MNILPNATRILCFGDSNTWGYIPASGKRYPVGVRWTSLLQEKLGNDFEIIEEGLNSRATDIDDPKHIGKNGLTYFRPCLETHHPIDLIILMLGTNDMKERFNRTPERITKGVENLLLSVKEFIEEEETIMPKIVVVSPPLVDEEVEGVKEKYLGAGEKSKHLGSLYEVIAKKYNCEFIDIAKLVSPSKKDGYHLEPEDHKKIADYFYGLILEAEL